One window of the Perca fluviatilis chromosome 5, GENO_Pfluv_1.0, whole genome shotgun sequence genome contains the following:
- the kcnk15 gene encoding potassium channel subfamily K member 15: protein MKKQNVRTLSLILCMFSYLLVGAAVFDTLESESENSRRRVLEQKRNEMKKKYRFSEDDYREIERVVLQAEPHRAGRQWKFAGSFYFAITVITTIGYGHAAPGTDAGKVFCMFYAVLGIPLTLVMFQSLGERMNTFVRYLLHKVKQCLGCRCTEVSMENMVLVGFLSCIGTLCVGAAAFSHFEGWSFFHAYYYCFITLTTIGFGDFVALQKKEDLQEKTPYVAFSFMYILVGLTVIGAFLNLVVLRFLTMNTEDERRDAQERASLKRDRVLLDGSLGLHVVGEQSRGSHRERNRSNAVHSRSHSTLLLPMEEGTSRTNLIASPAEDQLRQRSPCRHRLPFQIKAGRRRPESSLSSLCSCVCYRLGICESPLMSHSEQHGCHLNSVYYNSVSYRIQGCSPGSRDNTGLSSPGSTLSPGNSFREFPRSRRKSV from the exons ATGAAGAAGCAAAACGTCCGGACCCTGTCGCTCATCCTCTGCATGTTCTCCTACTTGCTGGTCGGCGCCGCGGTGTTTGACACGCTGGAGTCCGAGTCGGAGAACTCCCGCAGACGCGTCTTGGAGCAGAAGCGCAACGAAATGAAGAAGAAGTATCGCTTCTCCGAGGACGACTACCGCGAAATCGAGCGAGTGGTGCTGCAAGCTGAGCCCCATCGCGCCGGGAGGCAGTGGAAATTTGCTGGCTCTTTTTACTTTGCCATAACGGTCATCACCACCATTG GTTATGGACATGCAGCACCAGGCACAGACGCAGGAAAGGTCTTCTGCATGTTCTACGCTGTACTGGGAATTCCTCTCACTTTGGTcatgttccagagtctcggagaAAGGATGAACACGTTTGTCCGCTATCTCCTACATAAGGTGAAGCAGTGCTTGGGATGTCGATGCACTGAGGTGTCTATGGAGAACATGGTCCTGGTGGGCTTCCTGTCCTGCATTGGAACACTGTGTGTTGGGGCTGCAGCCTTCTCCCACTTTGAGGGATGGAGCTTCTTCCACGCTTACTACTACTGCTTCATCACACTCACCACTATTGGCTTCGGGGACTTTGTGGCCCTACAGAAAAAGGAGGACCTCCAGGAGAAAACGCCCTACGTGGCGTTCAGCTTCATGTACATCCTGGTGGGGCTAACTGTTATTGGGGCCTTCCTAAACTTGGTGGTGCTTCGCTTCCTCACCATGAACACTGAGGATGAGCGGAGAGATGCTCAAGAGAGGGCGTCGCTGAAGAGGGACAGAGTCCTGCTGGATGGGTCTCTGGGTCTCCATGTTGTAGGGGAACAGAGCAGAGGCAGCCACAGAGAGAGGAACAGGAGCAATGCGGTGCACAGTCGTAGCCACAGTACACTCTTGCTCCCGATGGAGGAAGGAACCAGCCGAACCAACCTCATTGCTTCCCCAGCGGAGGATCAGCTGAGACAAAGAAGCCCCTGCAGACACAGGCTGCCTTTTCAGATCAAGGCAGGCAGACGCAGGCCGGAATCAAGCCTCAGCTCCCTCTGCTCATGTGTCTGCTATCGTTTGGGGATTTGTGAAAGTCCTCTTATGTCTCACAGTGAACAGCACGGCTGCCATCTCAATTCTGTTTACTACAACTCAGTCTCTTATAGGATCCAGGGCTGCTCGCCAGGTTCCAGGGACAACACTGGACTCTCTTCCCCAGGAAGCACGCTCTCACCTGGGAATAGCTTCCGTGAATTCCCTCGTTCAAGGAGAAAGTCGGTCTAA